One window of the Candidatus Jettenia sp. genome contains the following:
- a CDS encoding histone deacetylase, with protein MTILMYDNIFLKHDTGHGHPENAKRLENTLKHLKATGLWDQLRIEKPRAASLEEIGLIHAENYIQTIKQIANTGGGQLDSDTIISAASYDAAVHAVGAPLAAIDFIMKGEEKNAFCLIRPPGHHATPARGMGFCLFNNVAVAAKYIQSKYKLERVFIIDWDVHHGNGTQDAFFNDPTILYFSMHRYPFYPGSGRKEESGWDKGEGFTINVPVPANIPSQRYIELFTDVIKKNADQFIPEFIIISAGFDTYKKDPIGGLNLDREDFRILTEIVIRTAQKYCSGRLVSCLEGGYNLSDLPLCIEAHLKALLQG; from the coding sequence ATGACAATACTCATGTATGACAATATCTTCTTAAAGCACGATACAGGACATGGGCATCCTGAGAATGCCAAAAGGCTTGAAAATACTTTAAAGCACCTTAAAGCAACCGGGCTTTGGGACCAATTAAGAATAGAAAAACCTCGTGCTGCTTCTTTAGAAGAAATAGGTCTTATCCATGCAGAAAATTATATTCAAACTATTAAACAAATTGCAAATACTGGTGGTGGCCAATTGGATAGTGATACTATAATTTCCGCAGCATCGTATGATGCTGCTGTTCATGCTGTAGGAGCGCCATTAGCAGCTATAGATTTTATTATGAAAGGCGAAGAGAAAAACGCCTTTTGTCTTATACGCCCACCAGGACATCATGCCACACCCGCAAGGGGTATGGGCTTTTGCCTCTTTAATAATGTAGCTGTTGCTGCGAAATATATTCAATCCAAGTATAAATTAGAAAGGGTCTTTATCATTGATTGGGATGTACATCATGGTAATGGTACCCAGGATGCATTTTTCAATGATCCAACGATTTTGTATTTTTCTATGCATCGATATCCTTTTTATCCTGGTTCAGGTAGAAAAGAGGAAAGTGGCTGGGACAAGGGTGAAGGATTTACAATAAATGTGCCTGTTCCAGCGAATATACCATCTCAAAGGTATATTGAATTATTTACCGATGTTATTAAAAAAAATGCAGATCAATTCATTCCTGAATTTATTATTATTTCAGCAGGATTTGATACCTATAAAAAAGATCCTATTGGAGGATTGAACCTCGATAGAGAAGATTTTAGGATATTAACAGAGATTGTTATAAGAACCGCACAAAAATATTGTAGCGGTAGACTTGTATCATGCCTTGAGGGTGGTTATAATTTGTCGGATCTGCCTTTATGCATAGAAGCTCACCTCAAAGCACTGCTGCAGGGGTAA
- the rpsT gene encoding 30S ribosomal protein S20, with product MPTTNSAKKRLKQNKKHNLRNKAHKSVLKTQVKKFLSLLKEGNAETAAAELRLTVKKLDKSVAKGILRKNTANRKKSKLTKKLNQIKAASQQKA from the coding sequence ATGCCTACAACCAATTCTGCTAAAAAAAGGCTTAAACAAAATAAAAAACATAATTTGAGAAATAAAGCACATAAATCTGTTTTAAAAACTCAAGTAAAGAAATTTTTAAGTTTGCTAAAAGAAGGAAATGCAGAGACAGCGGCAGCAGAGCTTCGATTAACAGTAAAAAAATTGGACAAAAGCGTTGCAAAAGGAATTTTGCGCAAAAATACTGCCAACAGAAAAAAATCAAAGCTAACAAAAAAGCTTAACCAGATAAAAGCTGCTTCACAACAAAAAGCTTAA
- the def gene encoding peptide deformylase, translating into MNIIVYPDPVLRQKAKPLTEINKEVYQKVEKMMELMCQANGVGLAAPQVGWSVRLFVIDVNDSRCEDKVFINPTIIEETGELSKEEGCLSLPGIMSKVIRAQKIKARAYNLKGQKIEIEAEGLAARAWQHEIDHLNGCLFIDKISPANHLSISQQLKEFERSYSDIKASV; encoded by the coding sequence ATGAATATCATTGTCTATCCTGATCCTGTGCTTCGGCAAAAAGCAAAGCCATTAACAGAAATTAATAAAGAGGTATATCAAAAGGTGGAAAAGATGATGGAGTTAATGTGCCAGGCTAACGGAGTTGGATTGGCTGCTCCACAGGTAGGTTGGTCTGTCCGCCTTTTTGTTATCGATGTAAATGATAGCAGGTGTGAGGATAAAGTATTTATCAATCCAACCATTATAGAAGAAACAGGAGAATTGAGTAAAGAAGAAGGTTGTTTAAGTTTACCGGGTATTATGAGTAAGGTTATTCGAGCTCAAAAGATTAAAGCACGAGCTTATAATCTTAAAGGACAAAAGATAGAAATAGAGGCAGAAGGGCTTGCTGCACGGGCCTGGCAGCATGAGATTGACCATCTTAATGGTTGCCTTTTCATTGATAAGATAAGTCCTGCAAATCATTTATCTATATCTCAACAATTAAAAGAGTTTGAGCGGTCCTATAGCGATATCAAAGCTTCTGTGTAA
- the fmt gene encoding methionyl-tRNA formyltransferase produces MNVVFVGTPEFAVPSLSSLAISAHKIIAVVTQPDRPKGRSKMPSPPPVKEAALKLGLKILQPVNINSEEVVKQLQYFSPDCIVVVAFGQFLSHSILRIPRYQCINIHASLLPKFRGAAPIRHAIICGEKITGVTAVVMTAKMDAGDIIIQKATPIFPDENAEELEKRLASMGAELLIEALNLIETGKATYTEQDEIKVSFAPKLKKEDGLISWSQETEKIYNQIRGMTPSPGAYTYYHGKNSSQEKKRIIILKTQIHHGSEIKTSLSPGTFVEIASCGIHVATADGSLCITRLQPEGKRDMDVQEYARGHKIAVNDMFVS; encoded by the coding sequence ATGAATGTGGTCTTTGTGGGAACTCCTGAATTTGCAGTTCCTAGTTTAAGCTCGCTGGCAATATCCGCGCACAAAATTATCGCAGTTGTTACACAGCCGGATAGACCAAAAGGGAGAAGTAAAATGCCAAGCCCTCCACCAGTAAAGGAGGCAGCGCTTAAATTGGGATTAAAAATTTTACAGCCTGTCAATATCAATAGCGAAGAAGTTGTGAAACAACTTCAATATTTCTCACCAGACTGTATCGTTGTTGTTGCATTTGGACAATTTTTATCTCATTCAATCCTCCGGATTCCGAGATATCAATGTATTAATATCCATGCCTCTTTACTTCCTAAATTTCGTGGAGCAGCTCCCATTCGTCATGCGATTATTTGCGGTGAGAAGATTACTGGTGTCACTGCTGTAGTTATGACAGCCAAGATGGATGCCGGTGATATTATTATTCAAAAGGCAACACCAATATTTCCTGATGAAAATGCAGAAGAGCTTGAAAAAAGGCTTGCCTCTATGGGTGCGGAATTATTAATTGAAGCGCTCAATCTCATAGAAACAGGAAAAGCAACCTACACAGAACAAGATGAGATAAAAGTGAGTTTTGCTCCTAAATTGAAGAAAGAAGACGGGCTGATTTCCTGGTCTCAGGAAACGGAAAAAATTTACAATCAGATACGCGGCATGACCCCGTCACCAGGGGCCTATACCTATTATCATGGGAAAAATAGCTCTCAAGAAAAGAAAAGGATTATCATCTTAAAAACACAAATTCATCATGGATCAGAAATCAAAACATCCCTTAGTCCTGGTACATTCGTTGAGATTGCTTCGTGTGGAATCCATGTAGCTACCGCGGATGGTTCTCTTTGTATTACACGATTACAACCTGAGGGTAAACGTGACATGGATGTGCAAGAGTATGCGCGTGGCCATAAAATAGCGGTTAACGATATGTTTGTATCATGA
- a CDS encoding DUF116 domain-containing protein, whose amino-acid sequence MEFIDKKVVSINNLMLKFRKKKCTPKNLLILFPHCIQNSQCKQNVKNDLSECKRCGKCKIKDLLEFSEKYGVNICLATGGRVALQKVMAEDIYGVIAIACEKELRTGLMAAMSKAIFAVPNLRPHGYCKDTDVYLDEVREAIEQFLQ is encoded by the coding sequence ATGGAATTTATTGATAAAAAGGTTGTTTCTATTAATAACCTTATGTTGAAGTTTCGTAAAAAGAAGTGTACTCCAAAAAATTTATTAATTTTATTTCCCCACTGTATCCAGAATTCCCAGTGTAAGCAAAATGTTAAAAATGACCTGAGCGAATGTAAGCGTTGTGGGAAATGTAAGATTAAGGATTTATTGGAATTCTCTGAAAAGTATGGGGTGAATATATGCCTTGCTACAGGAGGACGTGTTGCTCTTCAAAAGGTTATGGCTGAAGATATATATGGAGTAATAGCCATTGCCTGCGAAAAAGAACTGAGAACAGGTTTGATGGCAGCTATGTCTAAGGCCATATTTGCAGTGCCTAATTTAAGGCCTCATGGATATTGTAAAGATACTGATGTATATCTGGATGAGGTAAGAGAAGCGATTGAGCAATTCCTTCAATGA
- the nrdR gene encoding transcriptional regulator NrdR, with amino-acid sequence MQCLFCKVDNDKVINSRTSLDGLSIKRRRECLSCGRRYTTYERIEENPLRVVKKDGRREVFDRKKILSGLLKACEKRPVSTDTLENTVNEIEREIYNKFDREVDSSFIGSLVMQKLRILDMVAYVRFASVYREFKDISEFIDELKPFMSTVKKKKEDENGNVRGASVKH; translated from the coding sequence ATGCAATGTTTATTTTGCAAAGTAGATAACGACAAGGTTATTAATTCTCGTACATCTTTGGATGGATTAAGTATTAAGCGGAGACGAGAGTGCTTAAGTTGTGGGCGTCGGTATACAACATACGAGCGGATTGAGGAGAATCCGTTGCGAGTGGTTAAAAAAGACGGAAGACGTGAGGTTTTTGATCGCAAAAAGATTCTCTCTGGATTATTAAAGGCATGTGAAAAAAGACCTGTATCAACGGATACTTTAGAAAATACTGTAAATGAAATTGAACGGGAGATTTATAACAAATTTGATCGGGAAGTAGACTCCAGTTTTATAGGGTCGCTGGTAATGCAAAAATTGAGAATTCTGGATATGGTAGCTTACGTGAGATTTGCGTCTGTATACAGAGAATTTAAAGATATCTCGGAATTCATAGACGAATTGAAACCATTTATGAGTACTGTTAAAAAGAAAAAGGAAGATGAAAATGGCAATGTACGAGGCGCATCTGTTAAACATTAG
- the nrdD gene encoding anaerobic ribonucleoside-triphosphate reductase, which produces MNTTIENIVKRDGRLVPFNEKKIADAIFKAALAVGGEDRALADELAVVVTMFLEKKYAGQTPGIEDIQDIVEKVLIETGHAKTAKAYILYRDKRARVRESLRVRKQSKKRADTTDVSLMVNTETKDETFPWDKRKIADALLKEADMSEEASDEIASAVEQRVFSSGLNRISTSLIRELVDNELFERGYNKKLEKQVVIGMPKYDLDELIMSKNKENSNIATNNPEAINLAIAENTLKQFALQEVFSKDVADAHLSGMVHIHDLGYPTRVYCSSHSLEYLKKYGLTLQNLDTESAPAKHARTLTGHLNTFLASMQAYYAGALGVGYVNIMYAPYLEGMSYKEMKQEAQHLIFSCSQSAFSRGGQTLFLDFNIHTGVPRYLRNIPAIGPGGKPTGKTYGEYEETARQFTLAMLDVWREGDCYGHVFAFPKCDFHINEDTFNDPKQYEILEYTCQIASENGVPYFIFDRDEITLSACCRLRTTIDDNYMIQHPESMRFCGFQNITINLPQASYRAGKGNWDAMYKEIDKAIEIAVKAHLQKKKFVKKLMQSQEMPLWEIGKKAKDGRPYVDLEASTYIVGILGLNECLQFMTGRELHEGDDMIRQGLRVVSHMYARVKEAGKKHNLKFSLEESPAESASRRLAKVDVRNYPEAADMVKGSIERDEFYYTNSVHLRPDAPVDMITRIFLQSKFHTMIESGAIIHAFVGEERPPASSIMNLVKKTFKNTQAAQVTISPEFTICNDCKKVTQKLTDICVHCGSRNVYGISRIVGYFSRINNWNKSKIGELADRHKGNYQVNDLLPKEREVLTESCVTKC; this is translated from the coding sequence ATGAACACAACAATAGAGAATATCGTAAAACGTGATGGAAGATTAGTACCTTTTAATGAAAAAAAGATTGCTGATGCGATATTTAAGGCTGCATTGGCGGTGGGAGGCGAGGACCGTGCCTTAGCTGATGAACTGGCAGTTGTTGTTACTATGTTTTTGGAAAAGAAATATGCAGGGCAAACTCCAGGCATTGAAGATATACAGGATATTGTGGAGAAGGTGCTCATTGAGACGGGACATGCCAAGACAGCCAAGGCTTACATTCTCTATCGTGATAAAAGGGCGAGGGTACGCGAATCCCTTCGTGTGCGGAAACAAAGTAAGAAGCGGGCTGATACAACTGATGTTTCTCTGATGGTAAATACAGAAACGAAGGATGAAACATTTCCATGGGATAAAAGAAAAATTGCAGATGCCTTGCTCAAGGAAGCTGACATGTCGGAAGAGGCATCAGACGAAATTGCGAGTGCCGTAGAACAGAGAGTTTTTTCCTCAGGATTAAACCGTATTTCGACATCTCTTATACGAGAACTTGTGGATAATGAACTCTTTGAAAGAGGGTATAACAAGAAACTCGAAAAACAAGTTGTGATTGGTATGCCTAAGTACGATCTTGATGAATTAATTATGTCGAAAAATAAGGAAAACAGTAATATCGCAACGAATAATCCGGAGGCAATCAACCTCGCAATTGCTGAAAATACGTTAAAGCAATTTGCCCTGCAGGAGGTATTTTCAAAGGACGTTGCAGACGCCCATCTCAGTGGAATGGTACATATTCATGACCTAGGTTATCCAACACGGGTGTATTGTTCCTCTCACTCTCTGGAATATTTGAAAAAATATGGGCTGACGCTTCAGAATTTAGATACCGAATCTGCGCCTGCAAAGCATGCACGCACTTTGACCGGGCATTTGAATACGTTCCTGGCTTCTATGCAGGCTTACTACGCCGGTGCTCTCGGAGTAGGATATGTCAATATTATGTATGCCCCTTATCTGGAAGGGATGAGCTATAAGGAGATGAAGCAAGAGGCTCAGCACCTTATCTTCAGTTGTTCTCAAAGTGCTTTTTCACGCGGAGGCCAGACTTTATTCCTGGACTTCAATATTCATACCGGTGTTCCAAGGTACTTAAGGAATATTCCTGCCATCGGGCCTGGTGGAAAACCTACCGGCAAAACGTATGGGGAGTATGAAGAAACAGCCAGACAATTTACTCTTGCTATGCTGGATGTATGGCGTGAAGGGGACTGCTACGGACATGTTTTTGCTTTTCCGAAGTGTGATTTTCATATTAATGAAGATACCTTTAATGATCCAAAGCAATACGAGATTTTGGAGTATACATGCCAGATTGCGAGTGAGAATGGTGTTCCGTACTTTATCTTTGACAGAGATGAGATCACACTCTCTGCTTGCTGCCGTCTACGCACTACCATCGATGATAACTATATGATCCAGCATCCCGAAAGTATGCGTTTTTGCGGATTTCAAAATATTACGATTAATCTTCCTCAAGCCTCTTATCGGGCCGGTAAAGGTAATTGGGATGCGATGTACAAAGAGATTGACAAAGCTATCGAGATTGCCGTAAAGGCACATTTGCAGAAAAAGAAGTTTGTCAAGAAGCTGATGCAGAGTCAGGAAATGCCCCTTTGGGAGATTGGTAAGAAAGCCAAGGATGGCCGCCCCTACGTGGATCTGGAAGCTTCGACATACATTGTGGGTATCTTAGGATTAAATGAATGTTTGCAATTTATGACAGGAAGGGAATTACACGAAGGTGATGACATGATCAGGCAGGGACTGCGGGTGGTCTCTCATATGTATGCGCGTGTTAAGGAAGCGGGAAAGAAACACAATTTAAAATTCTCTTTAGAGGAGTCTCCGGCTGAAAGTGCCAGCAGAAGGCTCGCTAAAGTCGATGTAAGAAATTATCCGGAAGCGGCAGATATGGTAAAGGGAAGCATCGAAAGGGACGAGTTCTATTATACCAATAGCGTACATTTGCGTCCGGATGCCCCTGTGGATATGATAACCCGTATATTCCTGCAGAGTAAATTCCACACCATGATTGAATCAGGCGCTATTATCCATGCGTTCGTTGGTGAAGAAAGACCACCAGCGTCGAGTATTATGAATCTTGTTAAAAAGACCTTTAAGAATACTCAGGCTGCTCAGGTTACAATTTCTCCTGAATTTACTATTTGCAATGATTGTAAAAAAGTTACTCAAAAGCTTACCGATATTTGTGTGCATTGTGGCTCCAGGAATGTATATGGTATTTCAAGAATTGTAGGCTATTTTAGCCGTATTAATAACTGGAATAAATCCAAGATCGGCGAACTGGCAGATAGGCACAAGGGTAACTATCAGGTTAATGATTTATTGCCTAAAGAAAGAGAAGTTTTGACAGAATCTTGTGTAACAAAATGCTAA
- a CDS encoding anaerobic ribonucleoside-triphosphate reductase activating protein — protein sequence MVVPIKGFIENSLIEWEGRIVSIIFLPTCNLRCHYCHAPHLVQTPDELESIPVDTIVDKIRQNLGWVDGVVITGGEPTSHKHLAALIKVLKETGIMVRLDTNGTNPLVLKDLIDRGLLDGVAMDIKAPLQKEKYEQISGVSCDIEDIKKSICIIMESGIEYEFRTTVCPSQLNGDDIEDIAKAIRGAERYILQSFKPNHCLDTRMLQITPYPVEALRDFATSAGKYVDYCCVRGEEGKVVARNW from the coding sequence ATGGTTGTACCAATTAAAGGATTTATAGAAAATAGTCTCATTGAATGGGAAGGAAGAATTGTTTCAATAATTTTTCTACCAACCTGTAACCTGCGTTGCCATTATTGTCATGCACCCCATTTGGTTCAAACACCAGATGAACTGGAATCCATTCCTGTTGATACTATCGTTGACAAGATACGACAAAATCTGGGATGGGTAGATGGCGTTGTCATTACTGGTGGTGAGCCGACTTCACATAAGCATCTCGCTGCGCTTATTAAGGTATTAAAAGAAACAGGAATTATGGTTCGCCTGGATACGAATGGTACGAATCCCCTTGTACTTAAGGATTTAATCGACAGGGGCCTTCTGGATGGTGTAGCTATGGATATCAAGGCCCCTCTTCAAAAAGAGAAGTATGAACAAATTTCTGGTGTATCTTGTGACATTGAGGATATTAAAAAAAGCATTTGTATTATTATGGAAAGCGGTATTGAGTATGAGTTTCGCACTACCGTATGTCCGTCTCAATTGAACGGTGATGATATTGAGGATATTGCTAAAGCTATTAGGGGGGCGGAAAGATACATATTGCAATCATTTAAACCAAACCATTGTTTGGATACAAGGATGTTACAGATTACACCATATCCCGTAGAGGCACTGAGGGATTTTGCAACAAGTGCTGGTAAGTATGTCGATTACTGTTGTGTTCGCGGTGAAGAGGGAAAGGTAGTGGCTCGGAATTGGTGA
- the smc gene encoding chromosome segregation protein SMC, whose protein sequence is MKLKKLELFGFKSFAEKTEIIFEDGITVVVGPNGCGKSNIIDAVKWVLGEQSVKSLRGNEMADVIFNGTDKRPSLGYAEVSLTIQNNKGLLPLEYTEVCITRRLYTSGESEYLINKQASRLKDIRELFIDTGFGADAYSVIEQGNVDALLRADSHERRILFEEAAGISKFKSRKKAALSKLEHVEQNLLRVGDIIEELRKQLRSVKLQASKARKYQEYVEQLKRLKIGLSLKNYRELKDKKITVSEQVNQIEEQNQRIATDIEEIGSQINEIEDDMNQLEQQSAQMQTEMVNLEAQISKNQDKIHYDHERIKELEIQHEKYYEQQENLKNKIHETDNRITETKGLLNTLEQEIVKFVDTQKMKETAQKQIGLECDLLYQSMDEKKSEVITILQKESSLQNEIGSLTTEKDSLKSRRTRLSKRQEEISSFLDTLVSKHQESTREKHALMEEFTGLEQRVSSSKDRIQELMIMIRSLDEQINQQKQQKSSKVSRHEVLMDYEMRSEGVEAGAKAILEESKKEQPMVKGIRGMVGDLLKVDLMYALAIETALGDRVQGIIVDTTDNAVQAITFLQENQKGRAVFFPLDRAKNQSSVPEEILQKPGVIGVARKLVNSTEEVCKAVHGFLNNTIIVKDLNIALALNGYINGICYVTLDGELLEPEGTLSGGKRQGQVGIISRKSELKKIEDELIQIQQTLERLEQNKQNYSDELAELEIETSQLAKRLDQVNISKISKDNELAQNEQKQDELTEEKKINENEIEEIDVEVGGACERETALQDELKLLNQQHERLEQQVEDASMLVKEKEHLKKDIQDEITTLKVGLAQNRKNKMD, encoded by the coding sequence ATGAAGCTTAAAAAATTAGAATTATTCGGATTTAAATCTTTTGCTGAAAAGACGGAAATTATTTTTGAAGATGGAATAACAGTTGTTGTAGGGCCGAACGGGTGTGGAAAGAGCAATATCATTGATGCTGTAAAGTGGGTACTTGGGGAACAGAGCGTAAAATCGCTAAGGGGTAATGAAATGGCAGATGTGATCTTTAACGGGACTGATAAGCGCCCATCGCTTGGTTATGCAGAGGTATCCCTGACTATCCAAAATAATAAAGGACTATTACCACTCGAATATACTGAGGTTTGTATTACCCGTCGTTTATATACTTCGGGAGAATCGGAGTACCTTATTAACAAACAGGCAAGCCGGTTAAAGGATATTCGAGAGCTTTTTATAGATACGGGTTTTGGTGCGGATGCCTATTCTGTAATTGAACAAGGCAATGTAGATGCTTTGCTACGGGCGGATTCTCATGAGCGGCGGATATTATTTGAAGAGGCTGCGGGAATTAGTAAATTTAAATCACGAAAGAAAGCCGCTCTGAGTAAACTAGAGCATGTTGAACAGAATCTGTTGCGGGTTGGCGATATTATCGAAGAGTTACGGAAGCAACTGCGCTCGGTAAAACTCCAGGCATCCAAAGCGAGAAAATATCAGGAATATGTGGAACAACTAAAACGATTAAAGATAGGGCTTTCACTGAAGAATTATCGGGAGCTTAAGGATAAGAAGATCACGGTTTCAGAACAAGTAAATCAGATCGAAGAGCAAAATCAGAGAATAGCTACCGATATCGAAGAGATCGGGTCTCAAATAAACGAAATCGAAGATGACATGAATCAATTAGAACAACAATCAGCGCAGATGCAAACAGAAATGGTAAATCTGGAGGCGCAGATATCGAAAAATCAGGATAAGATACACTACGACCACGAACGTATTAAAGAGTTAGAAATCCAGCATGAAAAGTATTATGAGCAGCAGGAAAACCTGAAAAACAAAATACATGAGACAGATAATAGGATCACAGAAACGAAAGGATTATTGAATACATTAGAGCAGGAAATTGTTAAGTTTGTAGATACTCAAAAGATGAAAGAAACAGCCCAAAAGCAGATTGGCCTGGAATGCGATTTGTTGTACCAGAGTATGGATGAAAAGAAATCTGAAGTTATCACCATACTTCAAAAAGAGTCTAGTCTTCAGAATGAGATTGGCAGTTTAACTACAGAAAAAGATAGTTTAAAAAGCAGAAGGACGAGGCTTTCGAAAAGACAAGAGGAAATCAGCTCATTTCTGGATACTTTGGTATCTAAGCACCAAGAGAGTACGAGAGAGAAACATGCACTGATGGAGGAGTTCACCGGTTTAGAACAAAGAGTATCTTCTTCAAAAGATCGCATACAGGAATTGATGATTATGATACGTTCTCTGGATGAGCAGATTAATCAACAAAAACAACAGAAGAGCAGCAAGGTATCCCGGCACGAAGTTCTTATGGATTACGAGATGCGTTCGGAAGGTGTAGAAGCAGGCGCAAAGGCTATTTTAGAAGAATCTAAAAAAGAGCAACCAATGGTAAAGGGTATACGAGGTATGGTTGGTGATCTGTTAAAGGTTGATCTGATGTATGCATTGGCTATTGAGACTGCTTTGGGTGATAGAGTGCAGGGTATTATTGTAGATACTACAGATAACGCTGTACAGGCGATCACCTTCTTACAAGAGAATCAAAAAGGTCGTGCGGTTTTTTTCCCGTTAGACAGAGCAAAGAACCAATCCTCTGTTCCCGAGGAAATTTTGCAAAAACCAGGTGTTATTGGTGTTGCCAGGAAACTGGTAAATAGTACAGAAGAGGTTTGTAAGGCAGTTCATGGGTTTTTAAACAATACCATTATTGTAAAAGATCTTAACATTGCGCTGGCATTAAACGGTTATATCAATGGGATTTGTTATGTAACACTTGATGGTGAATTATTAGAGCCTGAAGGTACTCTTAGCGGTGGCAAGAGGCAAGGGCAAGTAGGAATTATATCGCGTAAAAGTGAACTAAAGAAAATCGAAGATGAATTGATTCAAATCCAGCAAACCCTTGAAAGATTGGAGCAAAATAAACAGAATTACAGCGATGAGCTTGCCGAACTCGAAATAGAAACATCTCAACTGGCAAAAAGGTTGGATCAGGTAAATATTTCAAAAATCTCTAAAGATAATGAACTTGCTCAGAATGAACAAAAGCAAGATGAGCTTACGGAAGAGAAAAAGATCAATGAGAATGAAATAGAAGAGATAGATGTGGAAGTCGGGGGGGCTTGTGAACGGGAGACAGCTTTACAGGATGAATTAAAGCTTCTCAACCAGCAGCATGAACGATTGGAGCAGCAGGTTGAGGATGCGTCCATGCTGGTAAAGGAAAAAGAGCACTTAAAAAAGGATATTCAAGATGAGATAACCACCTTAAAGGTTGGCCTTGCGCAAAACAGGAAAAACAAGATGGACTGA